One Paraglaciecola mesophila genomic region harbors:
- a CDS encoding alpha/beta fold hydrolase encodes MPMTHHYADINGISLHYVEATCLSDEPSPDTLVFLHGFPEYWGTWQVQIDYFRQQYRVIVPDLMGYNLSDKPKDASAYSVPNLITLYAQFVKTISQNKAVHLVAHDWGGAIAWPLAAFHSALFGKLVILNAAHPSTFTREMAVNPEQQIKSAYIHRLIADKGVEYVEQNDFCMLKDMLFDGMHETQFSERQKAEYLRAWKQPGAVNGMLQYYRAMPQLPPEPSSSTNDVTTLQGSLDATNVKIPHIRIELPTLILWGEQDEAFVTGILNGIEHYVPDCQIKRFADATHWLHHEKPDEVNAAIEHFINN; translated from the coding sequence ATGCCAATGACTCATCATTATGCCGATATTAATGGCATATCACTGCATTATGTTGAAGCGACGTGTCTTAGTGACGAACCAAGCCCAGATACCTTGGTCTTTCTGCACGGATTTCCAGAATATTGGGGCACGTGGCAAGTGCAAATCGACTATTTTCGTCAACAATATCGTGTCATCGTGCCAGATTTAATGGGCTACAACTTAAGCGATAAACCCAAAGACGCTAGCGCCTATAGTGTGCCAAATTTGATTACTTTATATGCACAGTTTGTGAAAACCATCAGTCAAAATAAAGCGGTGCACCTCGTTGCTCATGACTGGGGTGGGGCGATTGCGTGGCCATTGGCCGCGTTTCATTCTGCCCTTTTTGGTAAATTAGTGATTTTAAACGCCGCTCACCCGAGCACGTTTACTCGAGAAATGGCAGTTAATCCAGAGCAACAGATAAAAAGCGCGTACATTCATCGTCTCATCGCTGACAAGGGTGTTGAGTATGTTGAACAAAATGACTTTTGTATGCTCAAGGACATGTTGTTTGACGGTATGCATGAAACGCAATTCAGCGAACGGCAAAAGGCCGAATACCTGCGCGCATGGAAGCAACCCGGTGCCGTGAACGGTATGTTGCAATATTATCGCGCTATGCCGCAGTTACCGCCTGAGCCTTCATCGTCGACTAATGATGTAACGACTCTGCAAGGATCGCTTGACGCCACGAATGTAAAGATCCCGCATATTCGTATTGAATTACCCACACTTATATTGTGGGGGGAACAAGACGAAGCGTTTGTCACAGGCATTTTAAATGGCATAGAGCACTATGTACCGGATTGCCAAATCAAACGTTTTGCTGATGCTACCCATTGGTTACATCATGAAAAGCCAGATGAAGTTAATGCTGCTATCGAACATTTTATAAATAACTAG
- a CDS encoding GGDEF domain-containing protein, whose protein sequence is MTEQLVQNYKYRRDIMVVLLMVTVFGGIIFSVINFYRGLWLLASIELGYGLFSLGLLKYIKTTVHFQRWVNIYIVPFFIIMVYGLSLPQSSESIFVWILTIPVISYLLVGRKLGFFYSTIFIVCGIISYHWRFISLEQQFSLNVAISANVILSALLMMAFAHVYEKTREQNEARLLSLAGTDPLTGLANRMKLNEGFQQLSALATRHNAPLTLVLFDLDLFKTINDVHGHSVGDEALRHVANFLKTNTRKTDLLARFGGEEFALLLVATNLEEGYAQIEALRKRLMTTPFSTAKCNIHITLSAGLSTYGRDGKSLNQLIAKADKRLYFAKENGRNQVIARDPDTHQ, encoded by the coding sequence ATGACAGAACAATTAGTTCAGAATTATAAGTACCGCAGGGATATCATGGTCGTGTTACTTATGGTGACCGTATTCGGCGGGATCATTTTCTCGGTAATTAATTTTTATCGCGGCTTATGGCTACTTGCATCAATCGAACTAGGCTATGGCTTATTTTCATTAGGATTACTCAAGTACATTAAAACCACGGTGCATTTTCAGCGCTGGGTGAACATCTATATCGTGCCCTTTTTCATTATTATGGTTTATGGCCTGTCTCTACCTCAGTCGTCTGAATCAATTTTCGTGTGGATATTGACCATACCGGTTATTTCATACTTGCTGGTTGGACGTAAGCTAGGATTTTTCTATTCGACGATTTTTATTGTGTGTGGAATTATCTCTTATCACTGGCGTTTTATTTCGCTCGAGCAGCAATTTTCACTGAATGTGGCGATTTCGGCCAACGTCATTCTCAGCGCATTACTGATGATGGCATTTGCCCATGTGTATGAAAAAACGCGAGAGCAAAACGAAGCGCGTTTGTTATCGCTAGCAGGAACAGATCCGCTAACAGGCCTCGCTAATCGTATGAAGTTAAATGAAGGATTTCAGCAACTCAGTGCGTTAGCGACTCGACACAACGCGCCCTTAACCTTAGTGCTTTTTGATTTAGACCTATTCAAAACGATAAATGATGTCCATGGGCACTCCGTGGGCGATGAAGCCTTGCGTCACGTGGCTAATTTTTTGAAAACCAACACCCGTAAAACAGACCTACTGGCAAGATTTGGTGGAGAAGAGTTTGCTTTATTACTGGTGGCAACCAACTTAGAAGAAGGCTATGCGCAAATTGAAGCGCTACGTAAACGCTTAATGACCACGCCGTTTTCAACCGCGAAATGCAACATCCACATCACCCTAAGTGCAGGGCTATCCACTTATGGCCGTGACGGTAAAAGCTTAAATCAATTAATCGCCAAAGCAGACAAACGCTTATATTTCGCTAAAGAAAATGGCCGTAATCAAGTGATTGCCCGCGACCCTGACACACATCAATAA
- a CDS encoding DUF3718 domain-containing protein, with protein sequence MLKIVKTSIAIAATSIVLAAPAQADVAEALQNICTIVKADDKSELRKKMKRVQSDYRLKLQDYYSGITCGGNSLIRTAMLNDAVETGTLMVKKMPKSELSSPETDGKTVVAWASENGLTNSPIVAVLNDRI encoded by the coding sequence ATGTTGAAAATTGTTAAAACTTCTATCGCTATCGCCGCTACTTCTATTGTGCTTGCTGCTCCAGCACAGGCTGACGTTGCAGAAGCACTGCAAAATATTTGTACAATCGTTAAAGCGGATGATAAAAGCGAGCTGCGTAAAAAAATGAAGCGCGTCCAGTCTGATTACCGCCTTAAATTACAAGATTACTACTCAGGCATTACTTGCGGTGGCAACAGCTTAATCCGCACGGCAATGTTAAATGATGCAGTCGAAACAGGCACCTTAATGGTGAAGAAAATGCCAAAAAGCGAGTTGAGTTCACCGGAAACAGACGGCAAAACGGTAGTGGCTTGGGCAAGTGAAAATGGTTTAACCAATTCGCCCATTGTTGCAGTTTTGAACGACCGGATATAG
- a CDS encoding cupin domain-containing protein, which translates to MPVFLSNGKTMLKMFSNSVISLSSILFLSALITGCQTATAPQHSSSGAVETSETQPLEIKVVVVTMFEIGEDDDDKPGEFQMWKEGQNLNTRYPFPLSHHDIYVNEETGVMGIVTGMGTAKAAAAIMALGLDPRFDLTHAYWLVAGIAGVDPQDASIGSAVWANWLIDGDLAHEIDGREIPNDWNSGYFPLFSVEPIQSHSEANSESSFEDNAQPSVEPVQAINGEAYQLNTKLTKWAYELSKDTALSDYPAMYELREKYLNYPNARKRPFVLIGDHMAAATFWHGKLLNDWANDWTKYWSNGQANFVTSGMEDTGSYQSMIYLDNANKVDKSRFMVLRAASNYAMQPDSLTAAENLAMESGENGYAGMQSALESAYNVGSVVVNDIVANWSTYKDALPYEASKVAPDEDTLDQLMTPTTEPVDAKLSAEELIKSLNLTGHVEGGFFRQTFKADHRPLLSTAHGDRVNMTSIYYLLSAKSPVGHFHMNRSDIMHYFHVGDPITYYLLNQDGSLETHVLGPDPTQGHEMQMVVKGGTWKASKISTTGEYGYGLIGEAVAPGFEYEDMQLAEQDELVSTFPEHSALIKTLTR; encoded by the coding sequence ATGCCTGTTTTTTTATCTAATGGTAAAACTATGCTTAAAATGTTCTCCAATTCTGTCATTTCTCTCTCCAGTATATTATTCCTCAGCGCACTTATCACCGGCTGTCAAACCGCGACTGCGCCACAACACAGTTCTAGCGGAGCGGTTGAAACGTCAGAAACTCAACCTTTAGAAATAAAAGTCGTCGTGGTCACTATGTTTGAAATCGGCGAAGACGACGATGACAAACCAGGTGAGTTTCAAATGTGGAAAGAAGGCCAAAACCTTAATACGCGTTATCCATTTCCCTTGTCTCACCACGATATTTACGTCAATGAAGAGACGGGCGTTATGGGTATCGTTACTGGTATGGGCACAGCAAAAGCAGCTGCGGCTATTATGGCCTTGGGCTTAGATCCACGTTTTGATTTAACCCACGCATATTGGTTAGTCGCTGGCATTGCTGGGGTGGATCCTCAGGACGCATCCATTGGCTCTGCGGTATGGGCGAATTGGTTAATTGATGGTGACTTAGCTCACGAAATAGACGGCCGTGAAATTCCTAACGATTGGAACAGCGGTTACTTTCCTTTGTTTAGTGTAGAGCCAATTCAATCTCACTCAGAGGCTAATTCAGAATCAAGTTTTGAGGATAATGCACAGCCAAGTGTTGAACCAGTTCAGGCCATAAATGGCGAAGCTTATCAGCTCAATACCAAGCTAACAAAGTGGGCCTATGAATTGAGCAAGGATACTGCTCTTAGTGATTACCCAGCCATGTATGAGTTGCGTGAGAAATACCTCAACTACCCCAATGCTCGCAAACGTCCATTCGTACTCATCGGTGATCATATGGCTGCCGCAACGTTTTGGCATGGTAAGTTGTTAAATGATTGGGCAAACGATTGGACAAAATATTGGAGTAACGGACAAGCAAACTTTGTCACCTCTGGTATGGAAGACACTGGCAGCTACCAATCGATGATTTACCTTGATAATGCGAATAAAGTCGATAAGTCGCGCTTTATGGTTTTGCGCGCCGCCAGTAACTATGCCATGCAGCCTGACAGCTTAACCGCCGCTGAGAACCTCGCCATGGAAAGCGGTGAAAACGGCTACGCTGGTATGCAATCAGCCCTTGAGTCTGCTTATAACGTCGGCAGTGTCGTGGTCAATGACATAGTCGCGAATTGGAGCACCTACAAAGACGCCCTACCCTATGAAGCTTCGAAAGTTGCTCCCGATGAAGATACGTTAGATCAATTAATGACGCCAACGACTGAGCCTGTGGATGCCAAACTAAGCGCCGAAGAGCTAATTAAATCGTTAAACTTAACCGGACACGTCGAAGGTGGTTTTTTTCGTCAAACATTTAAAGCAGATCATCGCCCATTGTTAAGCACCGCCCATGGGGATCGCGTCAACATGACCTCAATCTACTATTTACTCAGCGCAAAATCGCCTGTTGGTCATTTTCACATGAACCGCTCTGACATCATGCATTACTTCCATGTCGGTGACCCAATCACTTACTATTTGCTCAATCAGGACGGCAGCCTTGAAACCCACGTACTCGGCCCAGACCCAACCCAAGGCCATGAAATGCAAATGGTAGTAAAAGGCGGAACTTGGAAAGCATCGAAAATATCTACGACCGGTGAATACGGGTACGGTTTGATTGGTGAAGCGGTTGCCCCAGGCTTTGAATACGAAGACATGCAACTCGCTGAGCAAGACGAGCTCGTAAGTACGTTTCCTGAACACAGTGCACTGATCAAAACACTCACGCGCTAG
- a CDS encoding TonB-dependent siderophore receptor → MKHPLFKSSTLSNAVLLGLAMTLSPSISAQEAASEEAAAVERIEVTGSLGSLPGQGVEAVFGFGKSILETPRSASTISDEMLERFAVTDIDDLVAFSPGTFTQSFFGVAGSLDVRGTPGETYFRGVKRLDNPGNYPTPIGASSRIDIVRGPASPIYGPAKIGGYLNFNPKSARASGGQYLEENEGGFSYTLGSWDKSIMTAEIGGPATLGGKEAGFYLYGEVENSGSYYENSGTDQTVLQGSFNIDVTENLRFEFGGMYHDYDGNQVAGWNRLTQDLIDNGTYITGTAKNIDTDGSGAISHAEYGAVNLAGNGFFYAVPSLFTDADATDLMQLENVGTTTLGRNQVLVAADDVLLNTVQTLYFDAIYYTDNGWEIKNQFFYEDYENLNENAYGFSQFHNSSVIENKLIFSTEYESNSLLAQFQFSPSIRHTNFLHGDDFTYEYFNRRDLTMESTALDRRELATRINDNYDNYDKGNYTDLGIAAMTDLTWDWGLNIVLGLRYDSIDIETTSRGDLLLNKGEILSTSQTVDGTSWNTSISYKTDFGLIPYITLAEQATLVAGQGAEIGYGQLIDDDGNEYNGAFDTSELTEIGIKGSFLDDSLYFALSIYEQERSDFNAQAIVTNATTQNKGTEFELRWVVSDQLVVGAGYTKMKVYNLTAYNDGNGGSLFGFLGAEDLTSLTDPSLVFGGNPIGLTLIPEGASKETARKAGIPENIYTLNATYDFLNGYAASASIVRADETFSSFSQSVKLPSYTLVNAGVTYTTDTWSASLNIKNLTDEEYYRANFPDLFGAQIVLPELPRHYQASIAYKF, encoded by the coding sequence ATGAAACATCCCTTATTTAAAAGCTCAACCTTGAGCAACGCTGTTCTATTAGGGTTAGCAATGACGCTATCTCCGTCCATCTCAGCGCAAGAAGCGGCCAGCGAGGAAGCTGCAGCGGTGGAGCGCATCGAAGTAACGGGATCGTTAGGCAGTTTACCAGGGCAAGGTGTTGAAGCTGTATTTGGTTTCGGTAAATCAATTTTAGAAACACCACGCTCAGCATCAACCATCAGCGATGAAATGCTTGAACGTTTTGCCGTTACGGATATTGATGATCTCGTCGCATTTTCCCCTGGTACCTTCACCCAATCCTTTTTTGGTGTTGCCGGCTCACTTGATGTACGTGGTACCCCAGGCGAAACCTATTTTCGAGGTGTTAAACGCCTTGATAACCCAGGCAACTACCCTACCCCAATAGGTGCATCTAGCCGCATTGATATTGTACGTGGCCCAGCGTCACCTATCTATGGCCCAGCGAAAATTGGTGGTTACTTAAACTTCAACCCTAAATCAGCCCGTGCAAGTGGCGGTCAATACTTAGAAGAAAATGAAGGTGGTTTCTCTTATACCCTTGGCTCATGGGATAAAAGTATAATGACAGCTGAAATAGGCGGCCCTGCTACGCTTGGGGGCAAAGAAGCCGGTTTCTATTTGTATGGCGAAGTGGAAAATTCAGGCAGCTACTATGAAAACTCAGGTACTGACCAAACCGTGTTACAAGGGTCGTTTAATATCGACGTGACAGAAAATCTTCGCTTTGAATTTGGCGGTATGTATCACGATTACGATGGCAACCAAGTGGCTGGTTGGAACCGTTTAACCCAAGATTTGATTGATAACGGTACTTACATTACAGGAACAGCTAAAAACATTGATACGGACGGAAGCGGAGCTATCTCTCATGCCGAATATGGCGCTGTCAACCTTGCTGGCAACGGTTTCTTTTACGCCGTTCCATCTTTATTCACCGATGCAGATGCCACTGATTTAATGCAGTTAGAAAATGTAGGCACCACTACATTAGGTCGTAACCAAGTCTTGGTTGCAGCGGATGATGTGTTGCTAAACACAGTGCAAACCTTGTATTTCGATGCCATCTATTACACAGACAACGGTTGGGAAATCAAAAACCAATTCTTCTACGAAGATTATGAGAACTTAAACGAGAACGCTTATGGTTTCTCACAGTTCCACAACAGCTCTGTGATCGAAAACAAACTGATTTTCTCTACCGAGTACGAAAGCAACTCTTTATTAGCACAATTTCAGTTTTCGCCGTCAATTCGTCACACAAACTTCTTACATGGGGATGACTTCACTTACGAATACTTTAACCGTCGCGATCTAACGATGGAATCAACTGCCCTTGATAGACGTGAGCTAGCCACGCGCATTAATGATAATTACGATAACTACGACAAAGGGAATTATACCGATTTAGGTATTGCCGCCATGACCGATTTAACATGGGACTGGGGCTTAAATATCGTATTAGGGTTACGTTATGACTCGATAGATATCGAAACAACGAGCCGCGGCGATTTACTCCTTAATAAAGGCGAGATCTTGTCGACTAGTCAAACAGTAGATGGTACCTCATGGAATACCAGTATTTCATACAAAACAGATTTCGGTTTGATTCCATATATTACCCTCGCAGAGCAAGCAACACTTGTCGCCGGCCAAGGTGCTGAAATCGGCTACGGTCAGCTAATTGATGACGACGGCAACGAATATAACGGTGCGTTTGATACATCAGAACTTACCGAAATTGGTATTAAAGGCTCGTTCTTAGATGACTCATTGTATTTTGCATTGTCCATTTACGAACAAGAACGCTCAGACTTTAACGCCCAAGCGATTGTGACTAACGCGACCACGCAAAACAAAGGAACCGAGTTTGAATTACGCTGGGTAGTGAGCGATCAACTCGTAGTTGGCGCGGGTTACACAAAAATGAAAGTGTATAATCTTACCGCGTACAATGACGGGAATGGTGGTTCATTGTTTGGTTTCCTAGGGGCTGAAGATTTAACCAGCTTAACTGACCCGTCATTGGTATTTGGTGGTAACCCTATCGGTTTAACACTGATACCTGAAGGGGCGAGCAAAGAGACAGCTAGAAAAGCCGGTATTCCTGAGAACATATACACACTAAATGCGACCTATGATTTCTTAAATGGTTACGCCGCCAGTGCCAGTATCGTTCGTGCTGATGAGACTTTCTCAAGCTTCTCACAATCGGTGAAACTGCCTTCGTACACATTAGTGAATGCTGGTGTGACATATACTACGGATACTTGGTCAGCCAGTTTGAACATCAAAAACTTAACGGACGAAGAGTATTATCGTGCTAACTTCCCTGATTTGTTTGGTGCGCAAATTGTACTGCCTGAACTACCACGTCACTATCAAGCATCAATTGCTTATAAGTTTTAA
- a CDS encoding 8-oxoguanine deaminase: MQASTSPTLWLKSPEAVFTANTSDAGNGVLIQGNRIIELVKSGNTPKLHFDAIENCSGKVIMPGMINTHHHFYQTLTRCVPGALNKPLFPWLTFLYKVWKNLDEEMLYSATKLAGLELMKSGCTTIGDHHYVFPKRLSHAIDVQVQAVAELNCRALLTRGSMSLGQSKGGLPPDSVIQSEDVILADSQRVIDAYHQSGDNNTNPMLQIALAPCSPFSVSQELMEQTAILAQKNNVLLHTHLAETEDENAFCQRIYGARPLDYLEQCGWLNDKTWLAHGIHFTPEEITRLGNAKVGIAHCPTSNMLLASGICPTLDLINAGCRVGLGVDGSASNDCSNMAQEARQSLLQQRLRYGAADITSEYVLGLATKGSASLLNRHDIGEIAVGMQADLALFDLDALRFSGAGDPLAALVTCGAHQVDKLMLAGKWVIEEGQHFAIDEIELRSEHAKLAKKIQSAVN; encoded by the coding sequence ATGCAAGCAAGTACTTCACCTACCTTATGGCTCAAGTCGCCAGAAGCGGTATTCACCGCAAACACCAGCGATGCGGGAAACGGTGTGTTAATCCAAGGTAACCGAATCATAGAATTGGTGAAAAGTGGCAATACGCCCAAGTTACATTTCGATGCGATAGAAAACTGCTCAGGTAAAGTCATCATGCCCGGCATGATTAATACCCATCATCATTTTTACCAAACACTTACTCGCTGCGTTCCCGGCGCGTTAAACAAGCCATTATTCCCGTGGTTAACATTTCTATACAAGGTGTGGAAAAACCTTGATGAAGAAATGCTCTATAGCGCCACTAAATTAGCCGGCCTTGAACTCATGAAATCGGGCTGCACGACTATTGGCGACCACCATTACGTGTTCCCTAAGCGTTTAAGTCACGCTATTGATGTACAGGTGCAGGCCGTGGCCGAACTTAATTGTCGCGCGCTACTCACCCGAGGCTCAATGAGTTTAGGTCAAAGCAAAGGGGGCTTGCCTCCTGACTCTGTGATACAAAGCGAAGATGTTATACTCGCTGATTCCCAGCGCGTGATAGATGCCTACCACCAGTCAGGCGATAACAACACCAACCCTATGTTACAAATTGCACTGGCGCCCTGCTCGCCTTTTTCTGTTTCCCAAGAACTAATGGAACAAACTGCTATATTGGCGCAAAAAAACAATGTTTTATTACATACCCACTTAGCCGAAACCGAAGACGAGAACGCATTTTGTCAACGCATATATGGTGCTCGTCCGTTAGATTATCTTGAACAATGTGGCTGGCTTAATGACAAAACATGGTTAGCCCACGGCATCCACTTTACACCTGAGGAAATTACCCGTTTAGGGAATGCTAAAGTAGGCATTGCTCACTGCCCTACCTCAAATATGTTACTGGCATCTGGTATTTGCCCGACACTGGATTTGATAAACGCCGGCTGCCGCGTAGGCCTAGGTGTTGACGGTTCAGCCTCGAATGACTGCTCGAATATGGCACAAGAAGCACGCCAGTCTTTATTGCAGCAACGTCTACGTTACGGTGCAGCCGACATAACTTCGGAATATGTTCTGGGGCTTGCAACCAAAGGGTCGGCTTCGTTGTTGAATCGTCATGATATCGGTGAAATCGCGGTGGGTATGCAGGCAGACTTAGCGCTATTTGATTTAGATGCACTGCGCTTCTCAGGTGCGGGGGACCCTCTAGCTGCTTTGGTTACCTGTGGCGCACATCAGGTGGACAAATTAATGCTTGCAGGTAAATGGGTGATAGAAGAAGGCCAACATTTCGCTATTGACGAAATTGAACTTCGTTCAGAGCATGCAAAACTAGCGAAAAAGATCCAATCTGCAGTGAATTAA
- a CDS encoding uracil-xanthine permease family protein has protein sequence MQTPRPQDGEILYALTDVPSVSHSTTAALQHIMACFIGIITPTLIIGSVLGLEAEIPYLISMALMTSGVSTFIQAKKFGPIGCGLIAVQGTSFTFISALLVAGTTIKSRGGSNDEILALMFGLCFFGAFVEIILSRFIQHLKAVITPLTTGIVITTIGITLIKVGMTDLSGGFNAPDFGAVHNLLLGLSVLITVIALSASKYPLLRLSAIFIGMLVGCFIAWWQGILTFDNMIPLPVVSVPQPFKYGIAFDWSLFIPIALVYFLSAIETSGDLTANSLFCKEPIKGPIYIERIKGGVLADGVNSMLAAMFNSFPNTTFGQNNAVIQMTGVASRHVGFYIAGLLLLLGLFPVIGSVLQLMPKPVLGGATLVMFATIAVAGVKILTSEPIDRRKSLIIATSLGLGLGVMMVPETLAQLPQLANNILSSSVTTAGFCAIIMSIVIPEKKTPPELPTTSEHSPEFGASETDILEQANLAVPHSSKE, from the coding sequence ATGCAGACTCCTCGCCCACAAGACGGTGAAATATTGTACGCCTTAACAGATGTCCCTTCTGTTAGTCATAGTACCACCGCGGCACTACAACACATCATGGCCTGCTTTATCGGCATAATCACCCCCACTTTGATCATAGGATCAGTCCTTGGGCTTGAAGCCGAAATACCTTATTTGATCAGCATGGCACTCATGACATCAGGCGTCTCGACATTTATTCAAGCAAAGAAGTTCGGTCCAATTGGCTGTGGGCTGATTGCTGTGCAAGGCACCAGCTTCACCTTTATCAGTGCTTTATTAGTAGCAGGCACCACCATTAAAAGTCGCGGAGGGTCAAACGATGAAATTTTGGCATTGATGTTTGGTCTGTGCTTTTTTGGCGCTTTTGTGGAAATTATATTAAGTCGCTTTATTCAACACTTAAAAGCAGTGATTACCCCACTTACCACAGGGATAGTGATCACCACGATAGGCATAACCTTAATAAAAGTCGGTATGACAGACTTATCCGGTGGCTTCAACGCTCCTGATTTTGGCGCTGTGCATAACCTGTTACTCGGCCTTAGTGTTCTGATTACAGTAATAGCGTTAAGTGCGTCAAAATACCCACTGCTACGCTTAAGCGCCATCTTCATTGGTATGTTAGTCGGCTGCTTTATCGCTTGGTGGCAAGGTATTCTCACCTTTGACAACATGATCCCATTACCAGTGGTCAGTGTCCCGCAGCCGTTTAAATACGGCATTGCGTTTGATTGGTCGTTATTTATTCCTATTGCCCTAGTGTACTTTTTAAGTGCAATTGAAACCTCTGGAGATTTGACCGCCAACAGCCTATTTTGCAAAGAGCCTATTAAGGGACCCATTTACATTGAACGCATAAAAGGGGGCGTGTTGGCAGATGGGGTCAACTCAATGCTAGCAGCAATGTTCAATAGCTTTCCAAATACCACCTTCGGTCAAAACAACGCGGTTATTCAAATGACCGGTGTAGCCAGTCGTCATGTGGGCTTTTACATTGCTGGGTTATTACTATTACTTGGATTATTTCCGGTTATCGGCAGCGTGCTACAACTCATGCCTAAGCCTGTATTAGGCGGCGCTACCTTAGTGATGTTTGCCACCATCGCTGTTGCTGGTGTGAAAATACTCACCAGTGAACCGATTGATCGTCGCAAAAGCCTCATTATCGCTACTTCACTCGGCTTGGGCTTAGGGGTAATGATGGTCCCAGAGACCCTTGCTCAATTGCCTCAGCTGGCCAACAACATCTTATCGTCATCGGTCACGACTGCCGGTTTTTGCGCCATTATTATGAGTATTGTTATTCCAGAGAAAAAAACACCACCTGAGCTCCCTACTACTTCAGAACATAGCCCAGAGTTCGGCGCCTCTGAAACTGACATACTTGAACAGGCTAACCTTGCTGTACCTCATTCCTCAAAGGAGTAG
- a CDS encoding adenosine deaminase family protein, whose translation MHYAQHIKSACRSLLFLATALLAGGTAMNAMAKPPAHWFEQFKQQSDKSALYAFLYALPKGGDLHHHLSGSGYSQWWYDLATNENVNGGYRYYTKVNIKQCFGYGNNEFGQNPQLLLFKTIQHSRYNSLSHCEQSEYRPLTDLNSEQKNAWFNSIRLDKPFEGRAEFFERHWARLGDLTRNPTLMAEILVKNMQAFAREGVRYIEAQTNAKGVLKSDGSPYSPDEALDIFRQRLAKKDAQATGVTARLQYVLLRFLPHAEQELEWMYRFVDNNRDIYVGINMVGREDNDKGYPLRFLSTLRKLRQRIAHIPLAIHAGEVDEPNFHVRDTLLLGANRIGHGVNLIDDPDTMLLMRNERYLVEINLVSNLLLEYVDQYAEHPFPEYLRTGIPVALSTDDRGMWDSNMTDEYFVAVNEFNLSWPELISLGENSLKHAFVDEQTKNALLADYRARIKAFENAFIDKGQKSFTHSPSRYGLFICRQYSLCQATDK comes from the coding sequence ATGCACTACGCACAACACATCAAAAGCGCATGTCGTTCATTACTTTTTTTGGCCACCGCTTTACTTGCTGGCGGTACAGCAATGAACGCAATGGCTAAGCCCCCAGCTCACTGGTTTGAGCAATTCAAACAACAATCAGATAAAAGTGCGCTATATGCGTTTCTTTATGCGCTGCCCAAAGGCGGTGATCTTCACCATCATCTCAGTGGGTCGGGCTACAGTCAGTGGTGGTACGATCTGGCTACAAATGAAAACGTCAACGGCGGTTACCGTTATTACACTAAGGTGAATATCAAGCAGTGTTTTGGTTACGGCAACAATGAGTTTGGTCAAAACCCTCAATTGTTGTTATTTAAAACCATTCAACACAGCCGCTACAACTCCTTGAGTCATTGTGAACAATCTGAATACCGCCCCCTTACTGATTTAAATTCTGAACAAAAAAACGCTTGGTTCAATAGCATTCGTCTGGATAAACCCTTTGAAGGCAGAGCGGAATTTTTTGAACGTCATTGGGCCCGACTCGGGGATTTAACCCGCAACCCGACGTTAATGGCTGAAATATTAGTTAAAAACATGCAAGCCTTTGCCAGAGAAGGCGTACGTTATATTGAAGCGCAAACCAATGCCAAAGGCGTCTTAAAATCAGACGGAAGCCCGTACTCGCCAGACGAGGCCCTTGATATATTTCGTCAGCGCTTAGCAAAGAAAGACGCCCAAGCAACAGGCGTCACTGCCCGATTACAATATGTGTTACTTCGTTTTTTACCCCATGCAGAACAAGAGCTCGAGTGGATGTATCGCTTTGTTGATAACAACAGAGATATTTATGTGGGGATAAATATGGTTGGACGTGAAGACAACGACAAAGGCTACCCACTGCGCTTTTTATCCACCTTGCGCAAACTGCGTCAACGCATTGCGCACATACCGCTAGCGATTCATGCAGGTGAAGTAGATGAGCCAAATTTTCACGTTAGAGACACCTTACTGTTAGGGGCAAACCGGATTGGTCACGGCGTCAACTTAATTGATGATCCTGACACTATGCTATTGATGCGCAACGAGCGTTATTTAGTTGAAATTAACCTGGTAAGCAATTTACTGCTTGAATATGTTGATCAGTACGCTGAGCACCCCTTCCCTGAGTATTTACGCACTGGCATTCCCGTGGCTTTATCAACCGATGATCGAGGCATGTGGGACTCAAACATGACGGACGAGTATTTTGTCGCCGTGAATGAATTCAACCTGTCATGGCCAGAACTCATTAGTTTAGGGGAAAACTCCCTTAAACATGCGTTTGTAGATGAGCAAACTAAAAACGCATTGCTCGCGGATTACCGAGCACGCATAAAAGCGTTTGAAAACGCGTTTATAGACAAAGGGCAAAAAAGCTTTACCCATTCGCCATCGCGATATGGTTTGTTTATTTGTCGCCAGTATTCGCTATGCCAAGCCACTGACAAATAA